The Candidatus Cloacimonas sp. nucleotide sequence TGAACAGAACAATTTTGGAAATCCTGTTTATAGCCATATTGGCTATTGGATGTATAGCTTTATATGCAGGTTCCTATGATACTAACCTGCTTCTTAATCCGGGATTTGAAAGTGGTTTTGATAATTGGACCACTACAAATGGTGGAGACGGCTGGGCGGTGTACGATAGTGGACACAATGAAAGCGCTAAATGTGTTGTTTCTTCTTATCAATGGTGCACAAAGAAACAGGAAGTTGATTTGCTGGCTGCGGGTTTTACTGCTGCAGAACTGGATAACAATCCTATATTAGTTAATTATTCCGAATGGTACTATGCTTGGTGGGGTGGAAAATACTATGTAACAGTTACAGCTTATAATGCAAGTCATTCTACTGTTACAACCTCAACCATAGGTAGTAGTGGAAATCCTATTGTCCTTGCCAATGAAACTGATTGGGGACAGTTTACCGGTTCTTTTGTATTTTCTCCGGGTGTGCGTTATATTGAATTCTTTGTGGGTGGAATGGATACAAGATATTGGGGTGGTCAATTTGGAACAGTTTTTGATGATGCTTCCCTTTCTTTACATAATGAAAACACTTTACCCGTGGAACTTAGTTCATTTACAGCCACTATGGCAATAAATGCTAACGCTATTGAAATTACCTGGATAACTCAATCGGAAACCAATAATTCGGGTTTCCATTTATATCGTTCTCTGGATGATAATTTGGAAAGTGCTTCATTAATATCTCTTTTGATTTCTGATGCTACAGCCATTTCAGGAACTATGCGCACTTACAAATACAATGATGCAGAAGTTGAACCTGATATACGATATTATTACTGGTTGGAGAGTTTGTCTCTGAACGGGGCATCTCATTACTTTGGTCCGGTTAATACTATAATTCATTTTAACCCGGATACACCTCCTCCCGTAACAAAAGAAACTTGTTTAAACGAAGCTTATCCCAATCCCTTTTCTCCTCTTACTACAATCAGCTATTACCTAAAAGAAGCTTCTTCAGGCACAATTGAAATTTATAACCAAAAGGGACAGCTAATACGCAACCATCATTTTTCACAGACAATACCAGACACATACAATTTTGTATGGGATGGTAGAGATGAATCCGGGAATGAAATTAGCTCCGGGGTATATTTTTACAAGATGACTACCGGTTCTTTTTCCAGCACCAAAAAACTGGTTTATAGAAAGTGAGGTTTTCTGTCCGTTAAGCAAAGCTCTATATTCAAAGATAAATGGGTTAGCCGATTCAGTTTTTTCTACAGTAACCTAAGGGTTTACGAAGGAATTTATCCTTGCGGTTAAATACTTCAAGGGAAGAAGGTAATTTATATATTAAATATCCTTACTAATAGAGGTGTGTAGATTAAATAAGCACTGGTCATATCTAAGCCAGCAGGAATTCCTATAAGTTTTATAGTGAGGTGCTGGTTACACTGTCACTTTGATATTTCTTATGCTATCTCAAAAAGAGTATGAAGTTTCATAGAGTAACTTTAATTTCTGCTGTGTAAGCTGCATAAAAAACCATCAGGATTCCTTGCAACAAAACGAATTTAGAGCTAAAGTAAAAGTTATATCAGCAATGATGACTCCTGACTTTCTGCTCTTTCATTTTTCATTTGTCATTATAATGAAGAAAACAACGGGACATCGTTTTTCCTGATGGGGTCTCGCTTTCCATCTTGCCATCTCGCTATCTCACTATCTCACTCTCTCGCTATCTCGCCATCTCGCCAATCCCTTTTTCGGATTTGCCTTTTTCCCCGAATTTGATTATTATGTTATTAAAAGGGAGGTTATACAAATGACATTAAAGGATAGTTATCGGATAGTGATAGCAGCGGAAATAAGAGCACAGAAGATGTATCAGGCATTAGCGAAAAGTTTTGCCAAGCCGGAAACCAGCAATGTGTTCAAAGAATTGGTCGTTTTAGAAAAACTGCATGAAGAAAAGATGCGGTCTGTATTTGCCAGAGAGTTTCCCGGGCAAGCTATAGAACTTCAAGAAGAGCCGGTTAAGGAAATGCAAAGCGTAAACTTGAATGATCCCAAGGAAGTTTTGGAATTTGCCATCAGCAAGGAAGAAGAAGCGGTTGAGCTTTATAAAGATCTGGCAGAGCAGACAAAAGAGCCAGATATTAGTAAACAACTATTGCAATTTGCCCAAGAAGAAGAAAGCCACAAAGTAATTTTGCTTTCAGAAATTCAACGCTTGCAGGGTGCCTTACAGTGGTTTGATCCTTCCGAACTAACCGGTTTGATGGAGGATTGAGCTTTAGATAATGGCAAATAAAGATCAAAGCACTCTTTTTGATAGAGAAGAATTAAGCACTAAAACCGTTCCCCTGGCAGAAAAACTACGCCCTCAAACGCTGGAAGGACTATTAGGACAAACAAAACTGATAGCAGAAAACTCACCTTTAAGGCAGATGATGGAAAGCGGGGAATATCATTCCTTTATTATTTGGGGTCCGCCAGGTAGCGGAAAAACAACCATCGCCAGGATTATAGAGAAAAACAGCGGTTACAATTTTATCCATTTTTCCGCCGTTCTTGCCAGCATCAGTGATGTGAAAGCAGTTATGAAGGATGCGGATTATTTACATAGAACTCAAAACAAGCGTAGCATTTTGTTCATAGATGAAATCCACCGCTTTAATAAAAGCCAGCAAGATGCTTTTTTGCCTTATGTGGAAAGCGGAGCGATAATTTTAATCGGAGCAACAACCGAAAATCCATCTTTTGAAGTGATTCCGGCATTGCTTTCCCGATGCACTGTTTTTGTGCTGGAGCCATTAAGTGAGAAGGACTTGAAGGTAATTTTAGAGCGAGGTTTTAAGGAACTTTCCCTGGAGCCGGATGAAGATATTATCAGTTGGATGGCTCAAAACGCCGGAGGTGATGCCAGAAGAGTTTTGAACGATTTAGAGCTGGTTTTGCCTTTTCTGAAGAAGAAACCCCATCCGAAAATTGAGGAACTGGCAAAATTTTTAGCAAAAAAGACGATGTTCTATGATAAAAACCGCGAAGAGCATTATAACCTGATTTCTGCATTACATAAATCACTACGAGGTTCAGACCCGCAAGCTGGACTTTACTGGCTTGCAAGAATGTTGGAAGCGGGAGAAGACCCGCGTTATATTGTGCGTCGTTTAATCCGTTTTGCCAGTGAAGATATAGGTTTGGCAGACCCCAATGCTTTAGTTCAGGCAATTGCTGTTAAAGAAGCAGTTCTTTTTATCGGAATGCCTGAAGCAAGCAATGCCTTGGCTCAATTGGTCGTTTATTTGGCAACTGCACCTAAAAGTAACGCTCTATATACTGCCTATGAAGAAGCAGCGGAAGATGCCAGAAAAACAAGCCACTACGGAGTTCCTTTGCATATCAGAAATGCACCCACCCAGTTGATGAAAGACCTGAACTATGGCAGGGATTATCATTACGACCACGAATATGAACATAAGTATTACTACCAGAAGTATTTCCCGGAACAGATGCTGGAAAAGAAATATTACAAACCCGGTAACTATGGCTTTGAAAAAGAGATTCAAAAACGGATTGAATGGTGGGCTAAACTAAAAAAGGAACAAAAATAAAGGGAGCAGCCAAGGCAATATTAGATGCGGTAAATATTTTTTTATCACCCGGAAGGTTGATGTCCTCATCAACCACAAAATGATTACGGAGAGGATGTAATATACATTTCATATTGAAAAGACATAAAAGGAAAATAAGCTTGAGAAGGTTGAGAAGGTTTAGAGGGTTGAAATACCTCAAAGCCCTTTAGGGCAACACAATAATAGCGATGGGTGCGTAAGCCCCTCGTAAAATGTAATCCCTGAGTGCTTTTTGCACTGCCCTGAATAATCCGTAATAATTTGGGAGAGCCGAAAAGATTAGTTGGAGATACCTCGTTGGGCGTTTTGGACAAACTGAATAAAGATTACCTGCTCTGGTGTCGGATTTGCTATTTGAAGCGCTTTTTCCATCGCTTGGGAAGTATTTAAGCTCTGCCGATAGAAGATATTGTAGATTTCCTTGATTGCAGCAAGGGTCTGAGAGCTAAAACCCTTTCTCATTAACCCGATGCTGTTCAGTCCAACTGTTTTATACGGATTTCCCTGTCCGCGAGAATAAGGCACAATATCTTTTTTCACAGCAGAAGCACCTCCCACGAAGGCATAAGTTCCAATATGCACAAACTGGTGAATGGCAGTTAAACCGCCAACTGTGGCAAAATCTCCAATATGAATATGGCCTCCGCACTGAACAACATTGGCAATTACGCATCCGGAACCGATTTGACAATTGTGAGCAATATGCACATATTCCATTAGCAGATTGTTATCTCCAACCACTGTATCTTCTTCCATCTGATTACTGCAGTTGATAGTTACAAATTCGCGGATGGTATTATTGCTGCCAATCCGCAAATGAGTTGGCTCACCCTTAAACTTCAAATCCTGCGGTTCGGTGCCTAAAACAGCATAAGCATATATTTTATTACCGGTTCCGATAGTTGTATGTCCGGAAATTGTAACATTGGCAAAAAGGATATTATTCGAGCCCAGAATAACATTTTTCCCGAGGTGGCAATAGGGTCCTATATTGCAGTTTTCGCCGATAACGGCACCTTCTTCAATAATTGCTGTCGGATGAATAGTAGTCATTTTTCCCGCTCCATAATCATAGCCATAAAATCACCTTCGGCAACTTTTTCTCCCTCAACGAATGTCTCTCCGTGCATTTTTGCCAACGACTTTTTCAGGGAAAGCACTTTCAGTTCGTAGCGTAGTGTATCTCCCGGCAGAACAGGTTTGCGAAATTTTATATTATCAATACTGGCAAAATAAGCAACATAGTTTTGGGGATTTTCCATTTGATTAAGTAACATAATTCCCCCTGCCTGAGCCATTCCTTCAATAATTAGCACTCCCGGCATAATAGGATGACCGGGAAAATGACCCTGGAAAAAGGGTTCATTGATAGTAACATTTTTAATTCCGGTTAGGGATACTCCCGGAGTAAATTCAATAATTTTATCTACCAGCAAAAAGGGATAGCGATGGGGTAATATTCGTAAAATAGCATTGATATCAAAGACCACATCTTTAGTTTTGCTTTTCTGATATATCTTTTGCAGCTGGTGCTTTTTTTGAATCTGCCGAAGTTTTTTCACCAGTTCCACATTGGTTTTGTGTCCGCTGCGCGCTGCTAAAATATGCCCTTTAATAGGAATGCCTAAAAGGGCAATATCGCCAACCAAATCAACTACTTTATGCCGGACGAATTCATTGTAATAACGCAAAGGATGACTGTTCAATATGCCTTCGGGGGAAACAGTTACAGGTTGATGATAACCAAAAATATCCTGTAGCTGTTGCAACTCCTCTTCACTCATATCAGGATCGGCAATTACTAAAGCATTTTCCAGTGAACCGCCTTTAATTAAACCCATATTTTTCAGCTCCAGTATTTCACTGATAAAACAGAAAGTGCGGGCTCCGGCAAAATCTTTGGCATAGTAATCCATAGAAGGCAGCCAGGTATATTGCGTTCCCAAACAGGGATGCTTGTAATCAATCATAAAAGTGATTTTCAATTCATTGGAAGGGACTATTACAATATCCACATTATCTTCCGGAGCGGAAAAACTGATTGGCGCTTCCAGCTCAAAATATTCCCGTTCGCTATCCTGTTGAACTATTCCACATTGACGCAAAAGATTTAAGAATACAACAGCCGAGCCATCTGCAACAGGTGCTTCGGGACCGTTTATTTCAATGCATATATTATCTATTCTCATTCCGGCAATAGCAGAAAGAACATGTTCTATGGTAGCTACGGTTGTTCCATTGATGCCAATTGTTGTGCCCCGGGAAATATCCACAACATGATCAATATCAGCAGGAATTCTGGGATTCCCGGGTAAATCGGTTCGGATAAAGACGATTCCTTCATCTGCATTTGCCGGTTTGAATCTGATGGTACTTATTTCTCCGGAATGCAATCCAATGCCTGTATAAGATGATTCTCCACCTATTGTTTGTTTATATTCCATTATTTCTCTCCGTTATCCGATTCGTTCTTTTTGGCTTTCAGATAGAAATGATACATATCGGGTAAGTTTTTCTGTATTGCCATAATTCTTTTAGTAAGATTCGCATCCATAGCAGGATAACCAAAATATCTGCCGTCCTCAGGAATATTACCTGAAACCCCGGATTGAGCACCCACCATTGCTCTATTACCTATTTGCAGGTGATCCGCAATTCCTACCTGCCCTGCCAGATAAACATAATCCCCAATAACCGTGCTACCTGCCAAACCAACCTGAGAACAAAGAATGCTGTGTTCTCCAATAATGCAATTGTGACCAACTTGAACAAGATTATCTATTTTAGTTCCTCTGCCGATAATTGTGGAACCTAAAGTAGCTCTATCAATACAACTATTGGCTCCAATTTCTACATCATCGCCAATAACTACATTTCCCACTTGAGGAATTTTTTGCTGTTTACCTTCAATTAGCATAAAACCGAAACCATCAGCTCCGATAACTACTCCACTATGGAGAATACAATCCCTGCCAATTACGCAATCGTCATAGATACAGACATTGGCAAAGAGCTTTGTTCCTTTTCCGATAGTAACATTTTTCCCGATGGAACATCCCGCAGCAATTATAACTCCTTTCCCCAAAGTGCAACCACTGCCGATAACAACATTGGCTCCAATTGCCACTTCTCCTTCAAAACGAACATCATCAGCTACAATTGCTGATGGTTGAATAGCATAGTTAACATCTTTATTCTCCTGCTCCAGCCACCAGGTTATTAGACGCATTAAAGAATAGTAGGGTCTTTCTACAATCAGCAAAGCCCTTTCAGGAAGCTCGGAAACAAATTTGGCAGTGGTAATAATCAAGCCGGCAGAACTGTTTTTCGCTTTTTCCAGAAGTTTTTCCTGCTCCAGAAAGATTATGGTTTGTTCGTCTGCCTCTTGTGGTTCGCCAACTTTACAAAGGCCTGCGGGTATTTTTCCTTGCAGTTCTCCCTGGCAGATATAAGTGAGGAGTTCACTATTTACAGGGTTTTTAAAGTGTTTCATAATTTATCGGGCTTAAAATCATCACCTAAGCCCTCAGGTGGTTTAATTTCAGGCGGTAATTGTTCTTCCGGTTTAGGAGGTTCAGTTGTTGTTCCTTCGGTTGGTTTAACGGTATCTTTATTCAGTTCCAGTAAAATCTGGTCTGTTAAATCCAAAACCGGAAGAGCATAAAGTAAGCTGCCCATACTAACATCAAAAATCATCGTGTATTTCTCATCTTCAGCAATTTTCTTGATGAGATTATGGATTTTCAGGGTTAACGGGTCAATAAGTTCACGGTAACGCTGTTCCGCTTTCCCTCCATCGCCAAAATATTCTTCCAATAAGCGTCCGGCTTCCGTTTTTTTAGTATCTATCTGACTTTGCATTTCTCTTTTTGCGGCATCGTTCATAGTAAGTTTACGAATTTCAAAATCCCGTTCCATTTGTTTAATTTCATCATCCAGTGATTTTATTTGGTTTGTCCAGTTCTGTTTATCCAAAGCAAATAACCTGGCAACTTCCGCTGCTTCGTTACTATCCATAAGCAAGCGATCAGTATTTACAAAACCAAGTTTAACAGGTTGGGCATAAGCCAGGGCAAACAGCGCTAACAGCACTGAGAGCAATAAGATATGTTTTTTCATTTTTTCTCCTTTCTAAAAACCAGCATATAACTAATCCGCAAGAGGAAAGACGGGCTGCAGCATTTTAACTGCGCGAGCATCATCCACTCTTTTCACCGGAGTAGTTGAAGGGGCTTCTTTTACCAGTTCAGGTTTTTCCCTGCACTCTTTTGTAATCTCTATCATTGCCTCCGCAAAGGCATCCAAACTTTCCAGGGATTCCGTTTCCGTTGGTTCCACCATCATTGCTTCCGGAATAATCAGCGGAAAATAGATCGTAGGAGCATGGAAACCCTTATCCAAAAGCCGTTTGGCTATATCTAAAGTAGTTATTCCGTAATTCTGTTTTTGCCAGGTGCCATCCATCACAAATTCGTGCATACAGGGCTCCTGATGTTCAATATGGTAATATTCGCTTAAGCGTTTCATAAGGTAATTAGCATTCAAAATGGCATTTTCGGAAACCCGGCGTAAACCTTCAGCTCCTAACATTTTAATATAAATATAGGCACGCACTAAAATAGCAAAGTTACCGTAAAAAGGATGCACTTTGCCAATGGAGCTCTGCTCATTTTCAGCAGAAAGATGATAACCCTTTTCGTCTTTAGTAACTACAGGAACAGGCAAAAATGGCAGCAGCTTTTCATTTACGGCTACAGGACCGGAACCGGGTCCGCCTCCTCCATGAGGTGTAGCAAATGTCTTATGCAAATTGAAGTGCATTAAATCAAAACCTATTTTTCCGGGTTGCACAATTCCCAAAAGAGCATTTAAATTAGCTCCGTCCATATACATTAAAGCATCAACGCTGTGAATGATAGCAGCTATTTCTTCTATTTGCGTTTCAAAAAGACCTAAAGTATTGGGATTGGTAATCATAATACCGGCTGTCTTTTCATTAACCAGTTCCCGCAATTTGGCTATATCACAACGACCTTCTTTATTGGAAGCAAGTTCCACTGTTTTATAGCCCACCAAGCTACAACTGGCAGGATTTGTTCCATGCGCACTATC carries:
- a CDS encoding OmpH family outer membrane protein, which codes for MKKHILLLSVLLALFALAYAQPVKLGFVNTDRLLMDSNEAAEVARLFALDKQNWTNQIKSLDDEIKQMERDFEIRKLTMNDAAKREMQSQIDTKKTEAGRLLEEYFGDGGKAEQRYRELIDPLTLKIHNLIKKIAEDEKYTMIFDVSMGSLLYALPVLDLTDQILLELNKDTVKPTEGTTTEPPKPEEQLPPEIKPPEGLGDDFKPDKL
- a CDS encoding replication-associated recombination protein A, yielding MANKDQSTLFDREELSTKTVPLAEKLRPQTLEGLLGQTKLIAENSPLRQMMESGEYHSFIIWGPPGSGKTTIARIIEKNSGYNFIHFSAVLASISDVKAVMKDADYLHRTQNKRSILFIDEIHRFNKSQQDAFLPYVESGAIILIGATTENPSFEVIPALLSRCTVFVLEPLSEKDLKVILERGFKELSLEPDEDIISWMAQNAGGDARRVLNDLELVLPFLKKKPHPKIEELAKFLAKKTMFYDKNREEHYNLISALHKSLRGSDPQAGLYWLARMLEAGEDPRYIVRRLIRFASEDIGLADPNALVQAIAVKEAVLFIGMPEASNALAQLVVYLATAPKSNALYTAYEEAAEDARKTSHYGVPLHIRNAPTQLMKDLNYGRDYHYDHEYEHKYYYQKYFPEQMLEKKYYKPGNYGFEKEIQKRIEWWAKLKKEQK
- a CDS encoding ferritin family protein, whose translation is MTLKDSYRIVIAAEIRAQKMYQALAKSFAKPETSNVFKELVVLEKLHEEKMRSVFAREFPGQAIELQEEPVKEMQSVNLNDPKEVLEFAISKEEEAVELYKDLAEQTKEPDISKQLLQFAQEEESHKVILLSEIQRLQGALQWFDPSELTGLMED
- a CDS encoding FlgD immunoglobulin-like domain containing protein, giving the protein MNRTILEILFIAILAIGCIALYAGSYDTNLLLNPGFESGFDNWTTTNGGDGWAVYDSGHNESAKCVVSSYQWCTKKQEVDLLAAGFTAAELDNNPILVNYSEWYYAWWGGKYYVTVTAYNASHSTVTTSTIGSSGNPIVLANETDWGQFTGSFVFSPGVRYIEFFVGGMDTRYWGGQFGTVFDDASLSLHNENTLPVELSSFTATMAINANAIEITWITQSETNNSGFHLYRSLDDNLESASLISLLISDATAISGTMRTYKYNDAEVEPDIRYYYWLESLSLNGASHYFGPVNTIIHFNPDTPPPVTKETCLNEAYPNPFSPLTTISYYLKEASSGTIEIYNQKGQLIRNHHFSQTIPDTYNFVWDGRDESGNEISSGVYFYKMTTGSFSSTKKLVYRK
- a CDS encoding bifunctional UDP-3-O-[3-hydroxymyristoyl] N-acetylglucosamine deacetylase/3-hydroxyacyl-ACP dehydratase, with translation MEYKQTIGGESSYTGIGLHSGEISTIRFKPANADEGIVFIRTDLPGNPRIPADIDHVVDISRGTTIGINGTTVATIEHVLSAIAGMRIDNICIEINGPEAPVADGSAVVFLNLLRQCGIVQQDSEREYFELEAPISFSAPEDNVDIVIVPSNELKITFMIDYKHPCLGTQYTWLPSMDYYAKDFAGARTFCFISEILELKNMGLIKGGSLENALVIADPDMSEEELQQLQDIFGYHQPVTVSPEGILNSHPLRYYNEFVRHKVVDLVGDIALLGIPIKGHILAARSGHKTNVELVKKLRQIQKKHQLQKIYQKSKTKDVVFDINAILRILPHRYPFLLVDKIIEFTPGVSLTGIKNVTINEPFFQGHFPGHPIMPGVLIIEGMAQAGGIMLLNQMENPQNYVAYFASIDNIKFRKPVLPGDTLRYELKVLSLKKSLAKMHGETFVEGEKVAEGDFMAMIMEREK
- the lpxD gene encoding UDP-3-O-(3-hydroxymyristoyl)glucosamine N-acyltransferase encodes the protein MKHFKNPVNSELLTYICQGELQGKIPAGLCKVGEPQEADEQTIIFLEQEKLLEKAKNSSAGLIITTAKFVSELPERALLIVERPYYSLMRLITWWLEQENKDVNYAIQPSAIVADDVRFEGEVAIGANVVIGSGCTLGKGVIIAAGCSIGKNVTIGKGTKLFANVCIYDDCVIGRDCILHSGVVIGADGFGFMLIEGKQQKIPQVGNVVIGDDVEIGANSCIDRATLGSTIIGRGTKIDNLVQVGHNCIIGEHSILCSQVGLAGSTVIGDYVYLAGQVGIADHLQIGNRAMVGAQSGVSGNIPEDGRYFGYPAMDANLTKRIMAIQKNLPDMYHFYLKAKKNESDNGEK
- the gcvPB gene encoding aminomethyl-transferring glycine dehydrogenase subunit GcvPB, with protein sequence MSKTIFEHSAPGRKGVTLPKREIDIPLATMFPETMLRTKKARLPEVSELDTMRHYISLSHKNHFIEKGLYPLGSCTMKYNPKLHETLVRHPSFTSLHPYQPEETLQGALELMYELQQDLAEIAGMAGVTLQPSAGAQGEFTGIKIISAYHKAKGNTHKDTIIIPDSAHGTNPASCSLVGYKTVELASNKEGRCDIAKLRELVNEKTAGIMITNPNTLGLFETQIEEIAAIIHSVDALMYMDGANLNALLGIVQPGKIGFDLMHFNLHKTFATPHGGGGPGSGPVAVNEKLLPFLPVPVVTKDEKGYHLSAENEQSSIGKVHPFYGNFAILVRAYIYIKMLGAEGLRRVSENAILNANYLMKRLSEYYHIEHQEPCMHEFVMDGTWQKQNYGITTLDIAKRLLDKGFHAPTIYFPLIIPEAMMVEPTETESLESLDAFAEAMIEITKECREKPELVKEAPSTTPVKRVDDARAVKMLQPVFPLAD
- the lpxA gene encoding acyl-ACP--UDP-N-acetylglucosamine O-acyltransferase, with amino-acid sequence MTTIHPTAIIEEGAVIGENCNIGPYCHLGKNVILGSNNILFANVTISGHTTIGTGNKIYAYAVLGTEPQDLKFKGEPTHLRIGSNNTIREFVTINCSNQMEEDTVVGDNNLLMEYVHIAHNCQIGSGCVIANVVQCGGHIHIGDFATVGGLTAIHQFVHIGTYAFVGGASAVKKDIVPYSRGQGNPYKTVGLNSIGLMRKGFSSQTLAAIKEIYNIFYRQSLNTSQAMEKALQIANPTPEQVIFIQFVQNAQRGISN